The genomic segment gaaacaaGAAGCCAGCAATTTTTCCATTAGGGAAAAGGGTTCGTCTATCACCGTTTGTTTAACAATGTCTGCGTCGTGAATGAACATAGCTGTCAGATCACATAAGGTTCACGTTACATTGGCCCAGAAATCTCGACTCGCTCGCTGCCACGGAAGGCCAACCTGTTGGGATTTTGCGCATATTTACTGAAGCCAGTGAGTTAGCAAACAAGTACAAATGTTGGACCTAATGAAATATTCAATGACAAGGTTGGTAATAACGGACATTTTATAGGAATGAAATTGCCATCCTGTTTTTTGGGTGAACTCTGCTGCTTAAACGATGAGAAACCTTGGAAAGTTGAGTATTTTTATATGGTTCTTGGCACTAAAAGAGCTATCTaatttatatatagtattttttttacaccgtATTATAGAAATATCTAATGGTGGCCAACGTGTTATCCTCTTGAAAAACCAAATGATAATATATTAAAAGTAAGTATCCTTATACCCACTGGTGACAGCTGTGCCATTCCCAGGCATAGCGCGGCCTGCTGGGCCGAAAGTCGGAGGTGCCCTGGTTCTTCACTCTCTGGGGGAAGCGCAGCAGCATCCGTGTGTCGTAGTCGTGGGCCGAGTAGGCTGAGCTAGAAGCACCAGAGAAAATTTCTCAATAATGCCGTCCTGACTCGGTGTACTTCCTGAAGGAAAACAGCCCGAGGCGGAAAATAGCACGCATGCACGCGGTTCCTGCTGATGTGTTTACCATTCCTGCTTCTTTTCCCCACAAAGACTATCATTACATTTACTTCAATCCGCACCACTAAGGCGGTATTTGACTTTTACTTGGCCACAAGTACTTTATTATCACGATTTAGTCTCTGAACCAGATGAACTGCTGCTTTGTTCtagttttatttggaaaaaaaaaaagaaattggccTACCTAGACAAGCAGTTCTCTTCAGATGCACATCTCAGGTTGTACATAGGAACGCTCTGCACGTAGGCGGCCGTCTGAATGGAGTAGGGGTCGAGCACCAGGTCGGGAAGACCTGCAGAAAAGGCATTCGGATTGGAATtaaaatacagttcatatttcatgcCTAGACTTAAATACATTACTAAACAATCAAAAACATGAGTGAATGGATGAGCTGCCTTTTAAAAGGAATATCCATTATTGTCGTATGAATGATTTGTTGTTACTTTCGTCAGGAACAGATCTTATGTATTATATTCAGTTTGTATGTGTctattttttacctaggtctacaatgtcttgctactgcaaccaacaattttcccgaatacgggatgaaataaagttctaatctaatctaatgtctgTGATGAAATTTTGGCGTCcttcgctgtcaatggcaattaaTGAATGACAATGAATACCTTCTAGCAGTATGGCAAAAAGGAGACCCTTGTAAGCGTCAAATGAGCCCCAAAGCCGAACACTTACTTCAAAATGATTGAACGAGTATTGCTGTCAACGGGAGCCGGTACtcactcggacgtttggtcgcccggacgtttggcaacatgacagagagtttactgttgaaaccagctctcaaaattatattcatgagagagtttaatatctaaatatctactgttgaaaccagctctcaaaattctattcacccgggcgaccaaacgtccggcgaccaaacgtccgggcgaccaaacgtccggcgaccaaacgtccggtcacgacggGAGCCAATTAGTGCGTACCGGATAAAGTGTCTGCCGGGTGCACATGAATTTGCAGTCTGCGTAACCGAGTCCTCACTCTTACCGTACTGATGGTACCTTGTGCCATATCCGGGtctggacctggacctggaaCTGGGCCTCTCGTACACGTCATAGTGGTTGTAATAGGGGTTGTCGTGGTCCATGTCGTAGGACTTGGACGGGTCGTAGGGGTCGTCGGCGACCATCCCGTCCTCCCTCTTGGGCTGCGGCGGGCTGACGGTCAACTGGGCCCGGGTGCCGTTCCTCCGCTCGGCCGGCGGGGGGTCCTGGGCCTGGCCCCGGCGGTGCTCCCTGCCCCTCACCAGCCGCTGGAGCGCCGAGGGCTGCGCCCCGGGCCGCTGTTCCGGGGTGTCCCGCTGCTGGCCGTCGCTGACGATGGTGATGGGCTCCTGCTGCATTTGCTCCCGGGGGGCGCCGCGACGCCTGGCCGGCTGGTACTCGGCGCCCTGGctcaaaatgctaaaaatattgcCATTGTGAGACCACTGCAGCGTCTGGCGGACAGCGGCTCCTGGCTTCTCCCCCGAGGGGGGCGCCGGGTGTCTCTGACAGTGCGCGCCCCCGAGGGTGAGCGCGAATAAATAGATGCACGCGAATGCGTAAAGCGGCGTGGTGATGCGGAATCCCATGTCTGGACCACTTGTCtgctttcaatttaaaaagccACCATGGCAGTTGGGAGGCTCGAGTAGAAAGCGCACGGGAGCTTTTAGGAAAGTGTGTAAAAGTCACATCTCTCCACGGCTGCGGTCTGCTCATGCACTTaaagatgaagaggaggaggaagaggaggaggagttgtGAGTTGGCATTATGGGATGGTCTGTAAGTAGTCACATAACAACTGATTACGTGACGTCTGTGATGGGACGAGTGTCTTAACCCTTTCGGAAAGCGACTCGCCATCAATGGTGGCCAATGAATTAACGTGAGCGCCGTTTGGACTTACAAACTctccgtcaacggcagccaatgagtggagGAGAAGCTGGCGGTGAGCAGTGAAGGACTTGGAGGGACAAACTGGACAGACGTGGTCGTCGTTGCCAATCGCGTGAGGCTGCCAGTTGCTTCGGCTTGTGTAAGCTGTGGGCCTGAACGGGAGCCAAGTGGAGTCACAGAAGCATCCGAGAAGCTTTCCTCCCTGCAGAACTTCTCCGACTGCTGCACACACGcaggataaatataaaattatgcCTCATAATTATACACATCTTTGCAGATTGAGAAGAAATGGAGAAGGACTCCAACAAAAATCtgaatggcttttttccccatttagttttgaatgtttttttatttatagttaaatacattaaaaaggggaaaaacattcaagtttttttttttaatttaaaataatgtgtatTTATTTCCTTAGAAAGGgatatggacagaatatctctTATTTCTGGTCAAagtaaatttaattttatttttatttcagaaaaaatatcaatgcatgtgatttcctttttttagaattttggtttttataattaaaaagttTTTAACAGGGAAAAAATGGTCTTTCtgatttagtaaaaaaaataaaacgaataattcataatttatttgtttagaAATGAGGAAAAACGGAATATTGCCCTATTTCTGGCCTACAGAAATTTGACATAACTTTGTCAGCCAGAAAGTGAAAAACACGGCTCAGGGAGAAAGGCAGAGTCCAATCCAGCTGCAGTGGCTcactgatgtttttttcctcataattCCCCGAACTTTCTCTCCTCCTTTCATTCCCTTGCACATCTGTAAGGAATTAGCCAAGATCTTTACTTGCTGGAATCCTGCATTTTTGGCCCTGCAATTGAGCTGCAGGAATTCCAATCAATTCGGGCCTCTGTTGAATTACAACTGGCAGAACACAgaggaaaattgaaaaaatatcctATGGTACTCCACAGGGTAGATGCGTGGTGCCCCTATCCTTCTTACGTTAGTGGAATAATCTTGTGAACGTCTGTTAAAAAGTCTTGACAGAAAGGGGCGTTGCTATTTTAGGGAAATATTGAATTTTAATTCCAAGCTCTGTTATGGTCATTGTGgcttttttgaagaaaaacaagaagGAACGATACAAATGGAAAGAAGGGGCCTCCTGTGAGGGTATTCGTTTTCTCACAATGCTAAATTTAACATCAATTTCAAGGGCCTTCACTGCGGCGTCAAATGGCAGACATTTTATTTGGCTTAACTTTGCAGACAGAAGAATATTGTTGAGTATTATTTTTAAGATCATGACCGGAAAATTTGTCTCTATGGCAACATGAAAAAACCTCAATTTCCAATGGCAAGAAcattacaattttaaaattttaaaattgcTTACATCctacatttgttttaaatttaacttgaaCAATttacatcttaaaaaaaattctgggaATCAAAGAGCACAAAGGCTTCTTAAACTTTTTGCCCAAAATGTAAAGTtgcataggaaaaaaaatccaaagtaaGTGACGCAGAAATAAAAGCAACAgaaagttttaaaataaatataaagtgccccaaaaagtgaaaaaagtgaCCCACTATAATTGTCCAATGTTATTTAAACTGAAAGTGGTTTTACTGTATAGTTTGacaatcattttctttaaacTGTTCTCCCACATAGTGTTTTGTTGGGCCTTTTCAAATACATTCGGGGCAAGTACAAAGTTCTCTAACAGACCAAAATCATTGAAATATTTGCTCCTGTTTCATAAAAAGTGGCTTTCCATTACCCTGGGAGCACACAGACATACTCACGTACGCAGAGTGTGTTGGACGACGTGGCACTCGCACTTTTAGAACTATGGGGGGAAAGAGGAGGAGTGAAAGCACAAGCAATCCAGCACCTTTTACATACTGTACAGTACTTGGACAAACAATGTCAGgcatatttatacatttataaaagAAGTTCAAATCATAAAGTGAGGAATGCGGAGAgagccccattttttttctgcacagtGATAAACAGCTATCATTTATTCCCCAGTTGGGGAAATATTATTGGACGCATCACAAGATTTTCAAGTGCTTTGAAATGCTACAAGTTACTTTAAATGAAAGCAAACCATGTTGTGGACATCAGTGCATTTATAAAGATACTGAAAAGGCTCAATAATGAAATCACACCCCAATTAACTAACTATTAACGAATTAATCTCTTAACAGAAAATGTTACACGCAGAAAGATGACTGTTTTGATCTCACCATCAGGattgctgagaaaaaaaaggtgcagCATGGAAAATTGTGGGATATTTTTTATATCGCAATGTCCATAGgccaatatataataatttttaatttgggggaaaaatatccAACAATTGTAACAGGTAGGAAAGTAGAATAAATAGCACCATCTAAAGGACATGTCATCATAGCACAATGATTTCAGTTTTAACATCTTTATACAGTTGGCAAATGTACTCACCATCTCTTTGTGGAGTAATATACAATTTATCTTTCTGCTAAATGTTCCCGTCATATTTTAATCTGTCTTGAATTCCTCAAAATAACAACACTGTCTTGGCCACAGCTGTGAATTTTCTGCAGTTTTATTGGCAGTTTGGCACAGAGAACAGAAccagatgaaaaaaatgattaaaagaagcACCCCACATGTCATCATTACATAAATAATCATCAGCttacaaaccaaaaaaattacataaaagGCTTTTTGTAACAGAAACGAgaacacgctttaaaaaatcGAATGGAAATTTTGTCAGCCACCAGCGCGCTGAGGAacgacagtaaaaaaaaagtgctggtGCCAGTCGGCCTCAAGAAAGTGACTGCATAAGCGTAGATAAAAAGTGGCTACAACTTAAAAGTGGGGAATTAATTGAACTGAAGGCAGACTGACACTCACACTGATTCGTCCAAGTTCTTCAACACGAAGTCTGGCAGCTGTgggaaaaggagaaaaaaatgtaactttacatGGGCCCTAACTTGGTCCAAAACAAGTGATGCTGTTTGCCGACATTTTCTGTGGCCAGCCAAGCCCGTCTTACTATTACAAGCTTCTCTATTTATGAAAATTGTTTAGCGTGAGACTAACTATCTGGACGTCTTTTAAACTTTAGCAACGTGAAAATGAAACGGGCATTTCTACTTTTAACGGCCTGGACTGCAGTTGGCTATTATTCTACGAGATCATATGGAGGGACTCATCTGCCTTTCCATAAATGTAACATTAAAGTCAATGGGATGAATGAATTCCGCGAAATAGCTATCGACTGAGTTGACTTCTATGAGTTGGTTTATCATGAACATTATAGACGCAAAAATTTAAGAGTATTTATGGGGTTTTCTCAAAATAGGATCATACCTATGTTAATACGGCAagctaaaaatattttagtggAGAAAATCACTCACCTTATGTCAGCTTCAATTGAGCCTGCCAGGAAAGTTATCTGATGTAAAATGGCTGCTGGTTACTTGAGAAGTCAACTCTGCTTCGAGAAATCCGGCCTTAGAGCGCAGTTTTATGGTTGTGCCGAATAATGTATATATGGAACGGTTTCAAAATGCCCCTTTTTTATCATGACAATCATCGAGTTATATGACAAATATGAATCACGGTTTATGAAAATGTGAGAAATGTAAGGTGAGAACCCTGGTCgagggaatatatatatatatttttagaactctttcactgccattgacaaggattaaatccatttgaactgggatagCTAACGTGAAAATGGTcatgtttcattgccattgatggcgatagatgtcgGATCCATATTGACTTGGAGGGAGGGGTGCAAGTGataagtcaatggcagccaatgagtttggggtgtttttttagCTGGTGGGGCAACTACCTTAATATCCAGCCTCTCCtgtaaaatttcctgattttccacctcgGACTCCGGGTCGTTTCCATCTTCAGATTCCGACTCGAGATCGGGGCAGGAACCATTTTCTAGAAATTAAAAGTCACAGTTATGTGCATTCTTCATCCATTTCTTGAttcctccccaaaaaatgaagaaaataaaaaataaattatcccATTTTGGTTGAAATAAACGCAATAATAAATGGTCTCACCTAGGGGATCCGTACATCTCCTCTCTCTCCATGGCAACAGGTTAATGCTTCGCACATTCTTACAACGTACTGGCTGGTTTTGCCTGGAAGGGATGCTGAAGACGTCTCTGGGGATGGAGTCGATGCCCGTGTTGTCACAGATGATTCCGGATAGAGTGGCAGTATACAGGGCGGCTCTTTGCTTCGGCAAAAAGACGCCCGGATTCTCGTACCACAGCCTACGGATGAAGCTTTATTAGTTAACCAGTCTGTCTGACGGTtgcgagcaatgttccctctaattttttttttgtctgggcagaaagacaacctccctgagcacactgagtaccggtgtgagcaacatcatcattgctcgctatgggcacacaccagtatcacacctgccataagcaggtgcatgtgtactacacaaatgatttagtaataataaaatgtaatgattaatatctatgaatgggcggcctggcggatgagtggttcgcgcgtcggcctcacagcaaaaaaaaaaaaaatggggattttattttgtgcgctccatatgatttgcttgcgcagagaagacgagagtagtgcgcaattgtgcatgcgcgcagcttagagggaacattggttgcgaGGCTAACCTGTCGCCCTGGCGGATCTTCTGAAACTGGGTGCCGATGAGGCAGGCAAACAGAGGCCCCACGCGGCCTCCGCGGACAAAGGGCTCGGCCACGCCTCCCAGCCAGACGTCGATGTTAGCGGGCGTGCCGTAGAGTTGCAGTAGCCTGCGAGCCAGACCTCTGTTGTTCAGCACCTGAGCCAGCTCTGCCACGTTCGTGGGCTCGGACAGGTTACAGAATTTGCGCCAAGCGTTGTAGCCTAGTGGGACGAACGGAAAGTGAGATGGCGTGACCAAGAAGTCGCGTGGGGGGTCGAGTTTTGACTTACCGGGCAAGCCGTGGTCACGCGCCCTTTGCATGTTGAGGGCTCCCAAGTCCAGAGCCAGGTGCCGCGCGAACTGGAAGAGCCTCTCTCTCAGAGCGTTCACCAGCATGTTGTCCTGAGTGTTCAATTTAGCAGGACGGCCCACCAAACCACGCAGCAGGGAGTCAATCCCACCTTGAGTGACAAGCGGTGTAAAGATGGGGCGGGgggtcagtgtttttttatttaattggattttttttaagtaagcaAGCTGCAGGAAAAAATATGAACATTGATTGGTTGCTGCCAACTCACCCTCAAAGGTGATTCTCCAGGGAGTGAAGAAGGCTTTAAACAAAGGGATGTTTGGGAACTGTCTACTCTCTCTGTTGTTGCTGTCCAGGCGGGACAAGGTGGGTTGGATGGCCAAGTGAGCGAAGCGGTAGGCTGCCGTGGCAAAGACATTGGAGATCCTGGGGTCCACGTTAGGGTTGTAGCCAGGGTAAGGCCCCAGGAACCTGGAAATGGCATCGGGTCCAAGTATGTGCGGCAGGTAGTCGCGGATTAAAAACACCTAAAACACAACAAATTAGCAtagaaatgatttttgttttcgcACTTTGAACCGTGACGTAATGACGCAATCTGACCTGTGAGTAAGCTCCCATGATCTTGCGAGCTTCCTGATACAGCGTCTCGCCATCCCAATGGGGATTTAATCTTTTCAGCTGACGGGCTAGGCGGTTGTGTTCACGCAAGAACAAAGTGTGAATGGAGGTCAGCGCCACGTTCTCATCTACCCGGGTGTCACCTAGAAGACATGAAATACTTCATTGGATTAGAAGACTGCGGAACAAGAACATTGTGTGGCCCTAAAACGACTGAATGTACAAATGGCTTtgtttaacaacaacaacaaaaggccTAGATATTGAACACGGAGCCTGACAACTTTTGCTTTGAAGGTGAATTGTACTCACACCATTCTTGATTTCCATACTGTCAAAATTACAAATGATGACTTTTgctattatattcatttttcggTTTTATTCTCATTTCCCGCTGCAACTATTTTCTGTTGTGAACTGTCTTGATAttttttccatgtcttttaATAGGTGATCTTTAAAATTTGTATGTGATGTAAAGCACTTTGAATGACCTTGTGTTCAATTGTGCTGTACAAATAAATCCTCCACGGGATGCAAAAGAACTTCTAACGAGTTATTTTCAAAGCGACTGACCTGCAATAAAACAGGGCACCTCGGGGGCGTTGGTGTCATTGGTCACATTCCTGTGGgtggcacacattttcacctgCATCGGGTTAAAGGGCAGCAGCTCCCGTCCGTTGTCACGGAACTCGGTATTAACGCGCATCAGGCCGCTGTCGCTGTTCAGGTCGCGGAGGCTGAGGGCCAGCTTGGTCTCGGAGCCGTAAACCTGGCCCATATCCTGGAAGGCGGTCAAAGCGTTGATCTGCTCCCGCTTGTTGGGCTCTCCTCCAAAGTTGTAAGCCGAGTTTCCCGTCCCGCACGCGGGAGCGGATCTGAACGAAGGTAAGCAGCTGTCTGGCCCGGTTGGCAAGCGTGGGTCGCCGGGCGGAATCTGCAAAGTCAACATATGACGGTtggaaccaatgttccctctgtttttttgtttgtctgggcagaaagacaacctccccgagcacaccgagtactggtgtgagcaacatcatcattgcttgctatgggcacaaaccagtatcacacctgccataagcaggtgcatgtctactacaaataaatgatttagtaataataaaatgtaatgattaatatctatgaatgggcggcccagcggatgagtcgTTCGCGTGTCGCCCTCACagctaaataaatttaaaaaaaaaaaaaagggattttttgggtgcgctccatatgatttgctgtgcgcagagaagacgagagtagtgcgcaattgcgcacgcatgcagcttagagggaacattggttggaaCCAAAGAGATGGCATTTGGTTCATTTATGGTCACTTATTATGGATGGAAGGGACTGACCGCGATGGGGATGCACGGCTCGGTGCGCTCGCAGCTCTCTTCGCAATCCACCCCGTTGCTGAAGGAGCGAATGCTGGGTGAAAAGGGCGTGAAGGTGAGGTCGTGGTCGTTCCACTGGCCGTACAACGTCACCATGTGCGAAAGCTGTCCGTCGCTGACCACCCCTTCGTCCGTGGTGCTCAGGATGTTATTGGACACCTGACGGACCTGAGTGCAAAGGATGGGCGAGTAACTTTTTGCTCAAGCGGTGAGGTTCGAGCCAAGCCACGGTTTCGGAGGGAGTACCAGGGGAAGGAGGAAGTTGTTGAACGTTCGGTTGACGTCCCATCCTTTAGGGATCGAGATGCCGTCGTCGTATTCGGCGGGAAGCCAACGGGTGAAGGGCGTGTTGGATGCTCCGAGGCGGGGGTTTTGTCTACAAAGCAGACATTTTTCTTTAGGAACCCTGCTTGAGGAAGGAAGTGTATTGCTATGTGTACTCTTATGTATGGCCCAACTTGTTACACAAACAACATTGAAGTTTCAACACTTTTCTTGTGACATAAAATCGTCTGACTGCCACTGTAAAATAGTTAAATATGGTTGCTCCTCTCACCGCAAGATTGGAGAACAATGAACATCTGTTGGCCACTAGACAAAGAGTTAAGAAGCTCACTTGTTGTTGCAGACGCTGGTAGCCGTGCGATACTTGTCCAAGTTTTGTGTGCTACTACAAGGCGGTGGCCTGATTTGCGCCGCACATCCCGTTATTCTGCTCAGATTCTCCAGATCCTCCGCCGAGAGCAAATCTGCAATGACACATTTTAGCAACGTTCAACTAAAGGTCGACTAAAAGCCATGGAGCGGGAAATCGAGAACCGGACCTGTTGCGTTGAGGGAGCGTTTGTGGATGAGGCGGACCCTGTCGTGCACCAGGCGCAGGGTCTGCGCCATGTAGTCTGCAGACCTCACAAAGGAGCGAGTCTCTCCGCGAGGCTGCTTCATCAGGCGCAAAACGTCGTGAGGACTCACGACGTCCTTGCGCACGCGTCTCAGACTTCTGAAAAGTACAACGGGAAAGACCGGCTTGATTTAACCGTAAATGCCGTAGTGTCATTTTTCCAAGGAGTTTTTGGATTGATTAAGGTTTGCGGTGGACACAATACAAAACCACTACGTATGATGTTACACAATACAAAACCACTACGTATGATGTTACACAATATAAAACTACTACGTATGATGttaaaattgtattcattaGGACAATGGTTTAGGAACATAACAACAATTAATACAAGTTAGTTAACGGTATAAAAACTGTTCATTATTGAGTTAACCTGATTCAATAAAGAAATTGTGTTAATGTTACTTCATTAAGGCCTTTATTGCCTGAATTTACATTGCAAAAAATTTCCATGTATTAGGGTATTACATaggtaaatgaaaataataaaaacaacataggtaCTTATATAACACCATTAATTTAACCTAAGAGGACAACATGAAAATTAAGTTATTATTAGACATTCGCCAAAAACAGGTTGGTCAATTAATTCACGCCCAAAACCACAGTGAATTAATTAATACCATTATGCAACCTATTATTCATAATCAAGATAAATGATTACAGTGAGACAGAgaaggtcattgatttttgatagcgaaaaacaacaaattttaaaattaaatgtctaaccccccccaaaatccaTTGATTTatacaattaaaagaaaaaatagtgAAACTTACTCTGCTCTGGAGTAGGTGTAGGCATCATCAACAATCTGCTTGGCTTCTTCAAAACATTGCTGAAGGAAAGAGCTGCCAAGATATTCtaccaatacaaaaaaaagtggaaattaGAAGTCAGAAATATCCTTCAATTGATCCCCATCATGGTAGAAGATAGAACATATTCCATTTACCGGCTGGTTTTGGATGTGCTGGCACCAGGCAGACGCCCAGcaagaagagaagaaaaagcaTCTCTGAAAGCAATTCAAAACGGCAATTAACAATACGTTCAGCTTTCCGCGAGGACCGGCAGGTACTGCGAATGAAACAATTTCATAAGGACAAGCGAAGCAGACAATAAGAGACGCAATAGTCTGACGATTACCTGTCTGAGGAGTGTGTCAATTGTCTCGTTGCGGTGATGCATCCCTTTTTATTTGGTGGCATGCAATTGCCTCGCCCCTTTGACCTGATCTGCTAGGTGCGTTTCAGGAAGCCAACATGTTTTCCTTGTTCCTTCTTCCCACAACTTGATAAAAAAGTTTCGGATAACCTCGAAAAGTATATTAATAGTAGAGTATATTATAATAAAATTGAatggagttaaaaaaataaaaataaagccttgggcattgccttaaaattgaatCCTTTTCTTCGAATATGAACACACCTTTGTGGGGAATTTTGGCCTGGTAGGGTAAAAATaaaccaataaataaatcagtttaGACAAAGTTATTGATTCTACCAGAAGAATGTAGTTTAGATATTTTAATTAGCAGCCacacttgactttttttgtcatagTTTACTCTGTTACTGAATTACTGTCTAATCCCACActgtgattgattttttttcccccatttccactcttttaatttcattcatcttctgtaccgtgcatcctcgtaagggtgcTAGAGCTTATTTCAGCAGGCGGACCCTTTTGATTTCCCTTTTCCTATCTAAGAAAAAGGTTTGAGTGACCTACCTCAAACAATCTCACAGTACTTCTATTCTAGACTCTGTTCTTTTTCTATGTGTCATTTATAGGAAAAATTTGATAGCAAAAATATcgatacctgttttttttttttgcactcatACAGGTCACCAGAAATTTATTGCAAAtggttaaatgttttaaatttttcacTACTCTTTATTGTAATAGTAATTaaggatatttttgcatttttctcaggTACTCATTGTAATAGTAATTAAggatatttttggatttttctcATGTACTGCTTTTGACAGCACTTGACTCCAATAAATTttgtgactgggaggggcttgtttgaattggacgtctctaTTCGTCCATGGGACAAAAATATGATCATTTGCAATCAGCCCTCACAGTTTAAATTATGTCTACTATTATCTAGGCGGGACACTgatttgattttgggtcactttcagtacattttgggggattccaatgtcacttcctggtcatttttggggcggttcaagtatttatttttcttctggtAATCATAATGATCGCCAATGGAGAAATAGTAAAAGGGTtaccaaaatttaaaaataatcttaTGTAGTTTTGAGTATTTTGTAGACTAGTATTGTTCTTATGTATTGTCACAATTATATGTTCCGTGGGCGATGAAACTGAAAAATGAACTCCATTCATTTCGTACATACTTTGCTATCAAAGGTAATTCATTGTGGTATGTGTGTTGCAATTTGGGGCAGTTTTTGTTCCTGGCGCAAACAAAGCGGAGTTTTGAATAGGTTTGGTGCTTTCATGGCtcaaaatagaaaatgtaatGAGATTTTCCTCATCCCTTAGGTCAGGGGTATC from the Stigmatopora argus isolate UIUO_Sarg chromosome 16, RoL_Sarg_1.0, whole genome shotgun sequence genome contains:
- the mpx gene encoding eosinophil peroxidase, which gives rise to MLFLLFLLGVCLVPAHPKPAEYLGSSFLQQCFEEAKQIVDDAYTYSRAESLRRVRKDVVSPHDVLRLMKQPRGETRSFVRSADYMAQTLRLVHDRVRLIHKRSLNATDLLSAEDLENLSRITGCAAQIRPPPCSSTQNLDKYRTATSVCNNKQNPRLGASNTPFTRWLPAEYDDGISIPKGWDVNRTFNNFLLPLVRQVSNNILSTTDEGVVSDGQLSHMVTLYGQWNDHDLTFTPFSPSIRSFSNGVDCEESCERTEPCIPIAIPPGDPRLPTGPDSCLPSFRSAPACGTGNSAYNFGGEPNKREQINALTAFQDMGQVYGSETKLALSLRDLNSDSGLMRVNTEFRDNGRELLPFNPMQVKMCATHRNVTNDTNAPEVPCFIAGDTRVDENVALTSIHTLFLREHNRLARQLKRLNPHWDGETLYQEARKIMGAYSQVFLIRDYLPHILGPDAISRFLGPYPGYNPNVDPRISNVFATAAYRFAHLAIQPTLSRLDSNNRESRQFPNIPLFKAFFTPWRITFEGGIDSLLRGLVGRPAKLNTQDNMLVNALRERLFQFARHLALDLGALNMQRARDHGLPGYNAWRKFCNLSEPTNVAELAQVLNNRGLARRLLQLYGTPANIDVWLGGVAEPFVRGGRVGPLFACLIGTQFQKIRQGDRLWYENPGVFLPKQRAALYTATLSGIICDNTGIDSIPRDVFSIPSRQNQPVRCKNVRSINLLPWRERRCTDPLENGSCPDLESESEDGNDPESEVENQEILQERLDIKLPDFVLKNLDESV
- the loxa gene encoding protein-lysine 6-oxidase isoform X2 codes for the protein MGFRITTPLYAFACIYLFALTLGGAHCQRHPAPPSGEKPGAAVRQTLQWSHNGNIFSILSQGAEYQPARRRGAPREQMQQEPITIVSDGQQRDTPEQRPGAQPSALQRLVRGREHRRGQAQDPPPAERRNGTRAQLTVSPPQPKREDGMVADDPYDPSKSYDMDHDNPYYNHYDVYERPSSRSRSRPGYGTRYHQYGLPDLVLDPYSIQTAAYVQSVPMYNLRCASEENCLSSSAYSAHDYDTRMLLRFPQRVKNQGTSDFRPSRPRYAWEWHSCHQHYHSMDEFSRYELLDADSQRSVAEGHKVSFCLEDTSCDYGYYRRYACTSHTQGLSPGCYDTYNADIDCQWIDITDVKPGKYILKVSVNPSYHVPEEDYSNNVVRCDVQYTGNYAYLSGCHVSP
- the loxa gene encoding protein-lysine 6-oxidase isoform X1, translated to MGFRITTPLYAFACIYLFALTLGGAHCQRHPAPPSGEKPGAAVRQTLQWSHNGNIFSILSQGAEYQPARRRGAPREQMQQEPITIVSDGQQRDTPEQRPGAQPSALQRLVRGREHRRGQAQDPPPAERRNGTRAQLTVSPPQPKREDGMVADDPYDPSKSYDMDHDNPYYNHYDVYERPSSRSRSRPGYGTRYHQYGLPDLVLDPYSIQTAAYVQSVPMYNLRCASEENCLSSSAYSAHDYDTRMLLRFPQRVKNQGTSDFRPSRPRYAWEWHSCHQHYHSMDEFSRYELLDADSQRSVAEGHKVSFCLEDTSCDYGYYRRYACTSHTQGLSPGCYDTYNADIDCQWIDITDVKPGKYILKVSVNPSYHVPEEDYSNNVVRCDVQYTGNYAYLSGCHVSPY